Proteins encoded in a region of the bacterium genome:
- the queD gene encoding 6-carboxytetrahydropterin synthase QueD yields the protein MPHRITKTFTFDAAHWLPRVPEGHKCGRLHGHTYSVTIALEGEVDPETGWIVDFGDIKAAFRPLEKRLDHFCLNDIEGLENPTAEVMARWIYEQISGTLPEVAEVTVRETANTSAVYRP from the coding sequence ATGCCGCACCGGATCACCAAGACCTTCACCTTCGACGCGGCCCACTGGCTGCCGCGCGTCCCGGAGGGGCACAAGTGCGGCCGCCTGCACGGCCACACCTACAGCGTGACGATCGCGCTGGAGGGGGAGGTCGATCCGGAGACGGGCTGGATCGTGGACTTCGGCGACATCAAGGCGGCCTTCCGGCCCCTGGAGAAGCGCTTGGACCACTTCTGCCTCAACGACATCGAGGGTCTCGAGAACCCGACGGCAGAGGTCATGGCCCGTTGGATCTACGAGCAGATCAGCGGCACCCTGCCCGAGGTCGCCGAGGTGACGGTCCGCGAGACCGCGAACACCTCGGCCGTCTACCGGCCATAA
- a CDS encoding tetratricopeptide repeat protein — protein sequence MRTDRARLFWICVAAAFALRLLHLWLIRDNPLFDRPIMDAAFHDQWARGLLAGTWPGPEPFFRAPLYMYLLAGLYAVFGGAFFPVLAVQGLISALGAGLAALTADRLWGRRAGWLAGLLYAGLWTSIYYSAELLLETLPVTLNLLLLWLLADRAEGRPGWRRLGLAGLVLGLSAIARPNILIVVPAVVWYLLRGGFPRPSAHGWAAAAVGLLLPILPVTVSNAVRGHDQVAIATQGGVNFYIGNNPESDGRTAIVPGTRPTWQGGYDDAIAMAEKDAGRDLKPSEVDRWFLRRGLAFWAREPLAALELYATKLRLLLAEGERSNDKYIYAWREWSPLLRLPIWPGWTVVLVLGALGWSRRDGAPGGRRLTLGVTALYAVSILLFFVNARFRLPVAALLAIPAGAGADALWTALRRRRWTHGWPGPTVAALLAVAALSDLATFREHRTETNPFHHFTLGNAWLAKERLEDAGREYAAALDIQRRTPQPHFDLIRDNLYDSFIGLRRSEGRDDQALQLAREWVDLAPASQPGRLWLGELLLAAGRLDEAAAHYEIALRTAPDDPRAQLGEAWVLLQRGDAGGALRRFQQLARRDGDLQALFGSGLALVQLGRDREAEPVFRDVLAREPGYWQAWGNLAEIRDRSGRIEEAREAYQRLLQAQPTDARARAWLAAHPR from the coding sequence ATGAGGACCGACCGCGCGCGGCTGTTCTGGATCTGCGTCGCGGCGGCCTTCGCCCTGCGCCTGCTCCACCTGTGGCTGATCCGCGACAACCCCCTCTTCGACCGGCCGATCATGGACGCGGCGTTCCACGACCAGTGGGCCCGCGGCCTGCTGGCGGGCACCTGGCCCGGGCCGGAGCCCTTCTTCCGCGCCCCGCTGTACATGTACCTGCTGGCGGGCCTCTACGCCGTGTTCGGCGGCGCCTTCTTCCCGGTCCTGGCGGTCCAGGGCCTGATCTCGGCGCTCGGGGCGGGGCTGGCGGCCCTGACCGCCGACCGCCTCTGGGGACGGCGCGCGGGGTGGCTGGCCGGCCTGCTCTACGCCGGCCTCTGGACCAGCATCTACTACTCGGCGGAACTGCTGCTCGAGACCCTGCCGGTGACCCTGAACCTGCTCCTGCTGTGGTTGCTGGCGGACCGCGCCGAGGGCAGGCCCGGTTGGCGGCGCCTCGGCCTCGCCGGCCTGGTGCTGGGACTGTCGGCCATCGCGCGGCCCAACATCCTGATCGTCGTGCCCGCCGTCGTCTGGTACCTGCTGCGCGGCGGCTTCCCGCGCCCGTCGGCGCACGGCTGGGCCGCGGCGGCGGTCGGACTGCTGCTGCCGATCCTGCCGGTGACCGTGTCCAACGCCGTGCGCGGCCACGACCAGGTCGCGATCGCGACCCAGGGCGGCGTCAACTTCTACATCGGGAACAACCCCGAATCGGACGGCCGCACGGCGATCGTGCCCGGCACGCGACCGACCTGGCAGGGTGGCTACGACGACGCGATCGCGATGGCCGAGAAGGACGCCGGCCGCGACCTGAAGCCCTCGGAGGTCGACCGCTGGTTCCTGCGCCGCGGCCTGGCGTTCTGGGCCCGCGAACCGCTCGCCGCGCTCGAACTCTACGCGACCAAGCTCCGCCTGCTGCTGGCTGAGGGCGAGCGCTCCAACGACAAGTACATCTACGCCTGGCGCGAGTGGTCGCCGCTGCTGCGCCTGCCGATCTGGCCGGGTTGGACGGTCGTGCTCGTGCTCGGCGCCCTGGGCTGGAGCCGGCGCGACGGCGCGCCCGGCGGGCGGCGCCTGACGCTGGGCGTGACGGCGCTCTACGCGGTGTCGATCCTGCTCTTCTTCGTCAACGCGCGCTTCCGGCTGCCGGTCGCCGCGCTGCTGGCGATCCCCGCCGGCGCCGGCGCCGACGCGCTGTGGACCGCGCTGCGCCGGCGCCGCTGGACGCACGGGTGGCCCGGTCCGACGGTCGCGGCGCTGCTGGCCGTCGCGGCCCTGAGCGACCTCGCGACGTTCCGTGAGCACCGCACCGAGACCAACCCCTTCCACCATTTCACGCTGGGCAACGCCTGGCTGGCCAAGGAACGGCTCGAGGACGCCGGCCGCGAATACGCCGCGGCGCTGGACATCCAGCGCCGCACGCCGCAGCCGCACTTCGACCTGATCCGCGACAATCTCTACGATTCGTTCATCGGGTTGCGCCGGAGCGAGGGGCGGGACGACCAGGCGTTGCAGCTGGCGAGGGAATGGGTCGACCTCGCGCCCGCATCCCAGCCGGGCCGGCTCTGGCTCGGCGAACTCCTGCTGGCGGCGGGCCGGCTGGACGAGGCGGCGGCGCACTACGAGATCGCCCTGCGGACCGCGCCCGACGACCCGCGCGCCCAGCTGGGCGAAGCCTGGGTGCTGCTGCAGCGCGGCGACGCCGGCGGCGCGCTGCGGCGGTTCCAGCAACTCGCCCGTCGCGACGGCGACCTCCAGGCCCTGTTCGGTTCCGGGCTCGCGCTCGTGCAACTGGGACGCGACCGGGAGGCGGAACCCGTCTTCCGCGACGTCCTGGCCCGCGAGCCGGGCTACTGGCAGGCCTGGGGCAACCTGGCGGAGATACGCGACCGGTCCGGACGCATCGAAGAGGCGCGGGAGGCCTACCAGCGGCTGCTGCAGGCGCAGCCCACCGACGCGAGGGCACGCGCCTGGCTCGCCGCCCACCCGCGCTGA
- a CDS encoding BatD family protein translates to MVRGHDAPRFCLALLLCWSAFAVAADAADLQARVDRTSAAVGDQILLTVTVSGKGRDLAMPDLPPIAGVDAARGGTSTSFQMVNGAVSSSQTWTWVLSLRTDRDVVIPSLRTTVDGQTLRTQPITIRVTGDPGAVTGNGNRSAAPRSEPVVPAARPGRAGPGSPYFVTLEVDRDEVYVGEQVVLIFRFFADPFARLYDRPQYEAPRTEGFWREDLPPQRNSRETVGGKAYEMTELRYALYPTRAGRLTVSPAKVTLSGDPFADFFGSRRTRERGPQTLESSSLTVEVLDLPRPAPPGFLGLVSRQVELDVQTDRTSVPRGDPVSWTLVLKADGSLKSVTEVPWEAPRGVQVHEAGGGLEMKEARGRQLAVLRAEKVLVPSAEGRVELPAASVTWFDPAQKRYRTIEAGGRTLDVTPSDNPTVEDGVQHAAGFRGEIARLASDLAFVHPAPPRLSSRGAPLPESFGWWFVTLLAPLSLAGWRLWLGRRRAMLGDPVGLRRRHALRTARRLLDEAAATGDAEAASALVIRAINGYVADMTGRAASGLPAGAVGAHAAARGAPAVGAALESLLQACAASRYGAVGEPRTGDGDTVARARGLLDELARDAVKPAAPGPLVGAVLLAVLAASAAVPARTQPAATGLSAVHRLAEGVDAYTRGDLDAAVADFGAAAATGDPTACYNLATAHARRGELGKAVVNYQRALRTAPRDADARANLAWVRGHARDQELQGTPTPLPLRFAAAALRGLSLDEWSRLLTVAAWLAAAVVGWSFWRGGFTPWTRRAWLASLCLASALAAVVAWRWYDERVLDHAVVVVAEAEVRSGPDATFPVVFQVHDGLSLQVRGERAGWCQVALGGEWNGWLPGSAVERVRVRAGGKP, encoded by the coding sequence ATGGTGAGAGGACACGATGCGCCGCGCTTCTGCCTGGCGCTACTGCTGTGCTGGTCCGCGTTCGCCGTCGCGGCCGATGCGGCCGATCTGCAGGCCAGGGTCGACCGCACGAGCGCGGCTGTCGGGGACCAGATCCTGCTGACGGTGACCGTCAGCGGCAAGGGGCGGGACCTCGCCATGCCCGACCTGCCGCCCATCGCCGGCGTGGACGCCGCGCGCGGTGGCACCAGCACCAGTTTCCAGATGGTCAACGGGGCGGTGAGCAGCTCGCAGACCTGGACCTGGGTCCTGAGCCTCCGCACCGACCGCGACGTGGTGATCCCGTCGCTGCGGACGACGGTCGATGGCCAGACGCTGCGCACCCAGCCCATCACCATCCGCGTCACGGGCGATCCCGGCGCGGTGACCGGCAACGGCAACCGCAGCGCGGCCCCGCGGTCGGAACCGGTGGTCCCGGCCGCGCGCCCCGGCCGCGCGGGGCCCGGCAGCCCCTACTTCGTCACCCTGGAAGTGGATCGCGACGAGGTCTACGTCGGCGAGCAGGTCGTGCTGATCTTCCGGTTCTTCGCCGACCCCTTCGCACGCCTTTACGACCGGCCCCAGTACGAGGCCCCGCGGACGGAGGGCTTCTGGCGGGAGGACCTGCCGCCCCAGCGCAACTCGCGCGAGACGGTCGGCGGCAAGGCGTACGAGATGACCGAGCTCCGCTACGCGCTGTACCCGACGCGGGCGGGACGGCTGACGGTCTCGCCCGCCAAGGTCACGCTGTCGGGCGATCCCTTCGCCGATTTCTTCGGTTCGCGCCGCACCCGCGAGCGAGGGCCGCAGACGCTCGAGAGCTCGTCGCTGACCGTCGAGGTGCTCGACCTGCCGCGGCCCGCCCCGCCCGGGTTCCTGGGGCTGGTCTCGCGTCAGGTGGAACTGGACGTCCAGACCGACCGCACGAGCGTGCCGCGCGGCGACCCGGTGAGCTGGACGCTGGTGCTCAAGGCCGACGGCTCGCTCAAGAGCGTCACCGAAGTGCCCTGGGAAGCGCCCCGCGGCGTCCAGGTCCACGAGGCTGGCGGCGGGCTGGAGATGAAGGAGGCCCGCGGCCGGCAGCTGGCCGTCCTGCGCGCGGAGAAGGTGCTCGTGCCGTCGGCCGAGGGCCGCGTCGAGCTGCCCGCGGCGAGCGTGACCTGGTTCGATCCCGCGCAGAAGCGGTACCGGACCATCGAAGCCGGCGGGCGCACCCTGGACGTGACGCCGAGCGACAACCCCACCGTCGAGGACGGCGTGCAGCACGCGGCGGGCTTCCGGGGCGAGATCGCGCGCCTCGCCAGCGACCTGGCGTTCGTGCACCCCGCGCCGCCGCGGCTGTCCAGCCGCGGCGCACCGTTGCCGGAGTCCTTCGGCTGGTGGTTCGTGACGCTGCTCGCCCCCCTGTCGCTCGCGGGCTGGCGCCTGTGGCTGGGTCGCCGACGGGCGATGCTGGGGGATCCCGTCGGCCTGCGCCGGCGCCACGCGCTGCGCACGGCCCGCCGGCTGCTGGACGAGGCCGCGGCGACCGGCGATGCCGAAGCGGCGAGCGCGCTGGTGATCAGGGCGATCAACGGTTACGTCGCGGACATGACCGGCCGTGCCGCGTCCGGCCTGCCCGCCGGCGCCGTCGGCGCGCACGCCGCCGCCCGCGGCGCGCCCGCGGTCGGGGCCGCCCTGGAATCGCTGCTCCAGGCGTGCGCCGCCTCGCGCTACGGCGCGGTCGGCGAACCCCGGACCGGTGATGGGGACACGGTCGCGCGGGCCCGCGGTCTCCTGGACGAACTCGCCCGCGACGCTGTGAAGCCCGCCGCGCCGGGCCCGCTCGTCGGTGCGGTGCTGCTGGCCGTGCTGGCGGCCTCGGCGGCCGTTCCGGCGCGCACGCAGCCCGCGGCGACCGGTCTGTCCGCGGTCCACCGGCTGGCCGAGGGCGTCGACGCCTACACCAGGGGGGACCTGGATGCGGCCGTGGCCGATTTCGGCGCGGCGGCGGCGACCGGCGACCCGACGGCCTGCTACAACCTGGCCACCGCCCACGCGCGCCGCGGCGAACTGGGCAAGGCCGTCGTCAACTACCAGCGCGCCCTGCGTACCGCCCCCCGCGACGCCGATGCGCGCGCCAACCTGGCCTGGGTGCGCGGGCACGCGCGTGACCAGGAACTGCAGGGCACGCCCACGCCGCTACCGCTGCGGTTCGCGGCCGCGGCCCTGCGGGGGTTGTCGCTGGACGAGTGGAGCCGGCTGCTCACGGTCGCCGCCTGGCTCGCGGCGGCGGTGGTCGGCTGGTCGTTCTGGCGCGGCGGCTTCACGCCGTGGACGCGCCGGGCCTGGCTGGCGTCGCTCTGCCTCGCGTCGGCGCTGGCGGCGGTCGTGGCCTGGCGTTGGTACGACGAACGGGTCCTGGACCACGCGGTGGTCGTCGTCGCCGAAGCCGAGGTGCGCAGCGGGCCGGACGCGACGTTCCCGGTCGTGTTCCAGGTCCACGACGGGCTGTCGCTGCAGGTCCGCGGCGAGCGGGCGGGCTGGTGCCAGGTCGCGCTCGGCGGCGAGTGGAACGGCTGGCTGCCGGGTTCGGCGGTCGAGCGCGTGCGGGTGCGCGCCGGAGGGAAGCCATGA
- a CDS encoding VWA domain-containing protein encodes MRFAAEAWLWMLLLPPALWVLLRWSDGRARADLGRLLGRRAGEHVEGRPVTALAWRRFFLLTGLCWLALALARPQWGTHEIEMRQRGTDVVIALDVSNSMRAQDVVPSRMARAKAELAGFLDDYDQGRVGLVLFAGQAFVQCPLTLDRGTAQLFLRMADTDMISTQGTAIASALQTSGQLLVGGRGPGADGARQAILLVTDGEDLEGGWREAAAGCREQGIVIVPVGVGEESGGLVPDPESEGFLKDDQGGVVMSRLDLASLQELADAGPGFVFRIGRGGLDRRALHDVIARLGERDLGGRQVARYEERFVWPLGLALASLWLGALVRPRRHAATAAALLLCLAASPVRAAPWQQPGGEAARQGHDLYRAGDYEGALKFFETARAEAPDDPRLSLAVGEALSRLGRHEEAEREFARALSQTSDPDLRSESLYNSGTNALSAGDPRRAVEQLRRSLDLDPSQRDALHNLELAVRSLEQPPPEEQEDQQQQQQQQQQQQQQQQQQQQQQQQQQQQQQQQQQQQEQQQQEQQQTQPQTGDPDQDQLSRERALSILKGLDRDEEELRRAVQQRLQGEGNRSGKRW; translated from the coding sequence GTGAGGTTCGCCGCCGAAGCCTGGCTCTGGATGCTGCTGCTGCCGCCGGCGCTGTGGGTCCTGCTGCGCTGGAGCGACGGGCGGGCGCGGGCGGATCTCGGCCGCCTGCTCGGCCGGCGCGCCGGCGAGCACGTCGAGGGCCGGCCCGTCACGGCGCTCGCCTGGCGCCGTTTCTTCCTGCTGACCGGCCTGTGCTGGCTCGCGCTGGCCCTGGCGCGTCCGCAGTGGGGGACCCACGAGATCGAAATGCGCCAACGCGGCACCGACGTGGTCATCGCGCTGGACGTCTCGAACTCCATGCGGGCCCAGGACGTCGTGCCCAGCCGCATGGCCCGCGCGAAGGCGGAGCTCGCCGGGTTCCTCGACGACTACGACCAGGGCCGCGTGGGGCTGGTGCTGTTCGCCGGCCAGGCCTTCGTGCAGTGCCCGCTGACCCTCGACCGCGGCACCGCGCAGCTCTTCCTGAGGATGGCCGACACGGACATGATCTCCACCCAGGGCACCGCCATCGCGAGCGCGCTGCAGACCTCCGGCCAACTGCTCGTCGGCGGCAGGGGCCCGGGCGCGGACGGCGCCCGCCAAGCCATCCTGCTGGTGACCGACGGCGAGGATCTCGAAGGCGGGTGGCGCGAGGCGGCTGCGGGCTGCCGCGAGCAGGGGATCGTGATCGTTCCGGTGGGCGTCGGCGAGGAGAGCGGCGGGCTCGTGCCCGATCCCGAGAGCGAGGGCTTCCTCAAGGACGACCAGGGCGGCGTCGTGATGAGCCGCCTCGACCTCGCTTCGCTGCAGGAACTGGCGGATGCGGGCCCGGGCTTCGTGTTCCGCATCGGCCGCGGCGGTCTCGACCGCCGCGCCCTGCACGACGTGATCGCGCGTCTCGGGGAGCGCGACCTCGGCGGTCGCCAGGTCGCGCGATACGAGGAGCGCTTCGTCTGGCCGTTGGGCCTGGCCCTGGCCAGCCTGTGGCTGGGCGCGCTCGTGCGCCCGCGCCGCCACGCCGCCACCGCCGCCGCGCTGCTGCTGTGCCTGGCCGCGTCGCCGGTCCGGGCCGCGCCCTGGCAACAGCCTGGCGGGGAGGCCGCCCGCCAGGGACACGACCTCTACCGCGCCGGCGACTACGAAGGCGCGCTCAAGTTTTTCGAGACCGCCCGCGCCGAGGCGCCCGACGATCCCCGCCTGAGCCTGGCGGTGGGCGAGGCCCTGTCGCGGCTGGGCCGCCACGAGGAGGCGGAGCGGGAGTTCGCCCGCGCCCTTTCGCAGACGTCGGATCCGGACCTGCGCTCCGAAAGCCTGTACAATTCTGGCACCAACGCCCTGTCCGCGGGCGATCCGCGTCGAGCCGTCGAGCAGCTCCGGCGCTCCCTGGACCTGGATCCCTCGCAGCGGGACGCCCTGCACAATCTGGAACTGGCGGTTCGCAGTCTCGAACAGCCGCCGCCGGAAGAGCAGGAGGATCAACAGCAGCAGCAACAGCAGCAGCAACAGCAGCAGCAACAGCAACAACAACAGCAGCAGCAACAACAGCAGCAGCAACAACAGCAGCAGCAACAGCAGCAGCAGCAAGAGCAGCAGCAGCAAGAGCAGCAGCAGACCCAGCCGCAAACCGGCGATCCCGATCAGGATCAGCTGAGCCGAGAGCGCGCCCTGTCGATCCTCAAGGGGCTGGACCGGGACGAGGAGGAATTGCGGCGCGCCGTGCAGCAGCGCCTGCAGGGCGAGGGGAACAGGAGCGGGAAACGATGGTGA
- a CDS encoding VWA domain-containing protein produces MLEFAHPWLLLLAVPVLAAAFLLRRRRPDTSALRHPHLALLVQERSGTRVRAHRALPWLGTAALLLLVVALARPRDVHSSREVEGEGIDIVVALDISGSMLALDFQPDNRLAVAKRIIRDFIDARTTDQVGLVVFASRAFTQCPLTLDRSVLNGFLDQVQVGLIEDGTAIGLGLATAVNRLRHSEAKNRTVILLTDGSNNIPTLEPETAAELARALGVRVYTVGVGKKGKVPYPEDSPLFGRRTRMVEVPIDEDLLRRIAAATGGSYFRAEDPAALAQIFATIDQLETSRYKTWVTTWYQERMAWFAGPALALLLLEAVLAATWLRRAP; encoded by the coding sequence ATGCTTGAGTTCGCCCATCCCTGGCTGCTGCTGCTCGCGGTGCCGGTGCTGGCCGCGGCCTTCCTGCTGCGCCGGCGTCGGCCCGACACGTCTGCGCTGCGCCACCCGCACCTGGCCCTGCTCGTGCAGGAGCGGTCCGGAACGCGGGTCCGGGCGCATCGCGCCCTGCCCTGGCTGGGCACCGCGGCCCTGCTGCTGCTGGTGGTGGCGCTGGCCAGGCCGCGGGACGTCCACTCCAGCCGCGAGGTCGAGGGCGAAGGCATCGACATCGTGGTGGCCCTGGACATCAGCGGCAGCATGCTCGCCCTCGATTTCCAGCCCGACAACCGGCTAGCGGTCGCCAAGCGCATCATCCGCGACTTCATCGACGCGCGCACCACGGACCAGGTCGGGCTGGTCGTCTTCGCGTCGCGCGCCTTCACGCAGTGCCCCCTGACCCTGGACCGTTCGGTGCTGAACGGGTTCCTGGACCAGGTGCAGGTCGGCCTGATCGAGGACGGCACGGCCATCGGTCTCGGGCTGGCCACGGCGGTCAACCGGCTGCGCCATTCCGAGGCCAAGAACCGCACGGTGATCCTGCTGACCGACGGCAGCAACAACATCCCGACCCTCGAGCCCGAGACGGCCGCCGAGCTGGCCCGGGCGCTGGGCGTGCGCGTCTACACGGTGGGCGTCGGCAAGAAGGGCAAGGTGCCCTACCCCGAGGATTCGCCGCTGTTCGGCCGCCGCACCCGCATGGTCGAGGTGCCGATCGACGAGGACCTGCTGCGGCGCATCGCCGCCGCGACCGGCGGCAGCTACTTCCGCGCCGAGGACCCCGCGGCGCTGGCGCAGATCTTTGCGACCATCGACCAGCTCGAGACGAGCCGCTACAAGACGTGGGTCACGACCTGGTACCAGGAACGGATGGCCTGGTTCGCCGGGCCGGCCTTGGCGCTGCTGCTGCTGGAGGCCGTGCTCGCGGCCACCTGGCTGCGTCGGGCGCCGTGA
- a CDS encoding DUF58 domain-containing protein, producing MWKFLSRALEPAAPPPPRTREAPIPPEMIEAVRRIALRARRLVEETFSGEYHSVFKGRGIEFREVREYVPGDDVRTIDWNVTARSDAPYVKQFDEERELTVVLAVDVSRSGLFGSGARTRGEIAAELCGVLAFAATANKDKVGLVLFSDRVELFVPPARGRGHVLRIIRELLAAEMAGRGTDLGAPLELLGSVLKRRATVFLVSDFWADGFDAPLRVVARRHDCVAVRVRDPRDTALPAAGLVNWIDAETGREALVDVGDGEVRAELTRRAADHDRRLERLLRAARVDLVDIDITSSYVEPLQQFFAMRSRRGRGRR from the coding sequence ATGTGGAAGTTCCTTAGCCGCGCCCTCGAGCCGGCCGCCCCGCCGCCGCCGCGGACCAGGGAGGCGCCGATCCCGCCCGAGATGATCGAGGCGGTGCGGCGCATCGCCCTGCGGGCCCGGCGGCTGGTCGAGGAGACCTTCTCGGGGGAGTACCACTCGGTCTTCAAGGGGCGCGGCATCGAGTTCCGCGAGGTGCGCGAGTACGTGCCGGGCGACGACGTGCGCACGATCGACTGGAACGTCACCGCCCGCTCCGACGCCCCGTACGTGAAGCAGTTCGACGAGGAGCGGGAGCTGACCGTCGTCCTCGCGGTGGACGTCAGCCGCTCGGGGCTGTTCGGTTCTGGCGCGCGGACGCGCGGCGAGATCGCCGCCGAGCTGTGCGGCGTGCTGGCCTTCGCCGCGACCGCCAACAAGGACAAGGTCGGGCTCGTGCTGTTCTCCGACCGCGTCGAGCTCTTCGTGCCGCCGGCCCGCGGCCGCGGGCACGTGCTGCGGATCATTCGCGAGCTGCTGGCCGCGGAGATGGCCGGCCGCGGCACCGACCTCGGCGCGCCCCTGGAACTGCTGGGGTCGGTGCTCAAGCGGCGCGCGACGGTCTTCCTGGTCTCGGATTTCTGGGCCGACGGCTTCGACGCGCCGCTGCGCGTCGTCGCGCGCCGCCACGACTGCGTGGCCGTGCGCGTGCGCGATCCGCGCGACACCGCGCTGCCGGCGGCCGGGCTGGTGAACTGGATCGACGCCGAGACGGGCCGCGAGGCCCTCGTCGACGTCGGGGACGGCGAGGTGCGCGCCGAGCTGACCCGCCGGGCGGCCGACCACGACCGGCGCCTGGAGCGGCTGCTGCGCGCCGCCCGCGTCGATCTCGTCGACATCGACATCACGAGCAGCTACGTCGAGCCGCTCCAGCAGTTCTTCGCCATGCGGAGCCGACGCGGAAGGGGCCGGCGATGA
- a CDS encoding MoxR family ATPase, with protein MSRRLEEILAEAGKVVVGQRPMLEGLLVGLMTGGHVLLEGVPGLAKTLAVRTLAGVIDAGFQRIQFTPDLLPADIVGTTVYEHEKGTFSVKKGPIFSNIILADEINRAPAKVQSALLEAMQERQVTIGEQTFPLADPFLVLATQNPIEQEGTYPLPEAQVDRFLLKLKVGYPTRDEERLILDRMAGREPPRVRPVISAQEVLTLRRGVAGIHLDEKIKGYILDLVFATRDPAAHGLDVAPLIAYGASPRATLALAQASRARALLAGRAFVVPEDVKAVGHDVLRHRVLVTYEAEAERKTSDDIITYLFDHVEVP; from the coding sequence ATGTCGCGACGCCTCGAAGAGATCCTGGCCGAGGCCGGCAAGGTCGTCGTGGGCCAGCGGCCGATGCTCGAGGGCCTGCTGGTGGGCCTGATGACGGGAGGGCACGTCCTGCTGGAGGGCGTGCCGGGCCTGGCCAAGACGCTGGCCGTGCGCACCCTGGCCGGCGTGATCGACGCCGGCTTCCAGCGCATCCAGTTCACCCCCGACCTGCTGCCGGCCGACATCGTCGGCACGACCGTCTACGAGCACGAGAAAGGCACCTTCTCGGTCAAGAAGGGGCCCATCTTCAGCAACATCATCCTGGCCGACGAGATCAACCGCGCGCCGGCCAAGGTGCAGAGCGCCCTGCTCGAGGCCATGCAGGAGCGGCAGGTCACCATCGGCGAGCAGACCTTCCCGCTGGCCGACCCCTTCCTGGTGCTGGCGACCCAGAACCCGATCGAGCAGGAGGGGACCTACCCGCTGCCCGAGGCCCAGGTCGACCGGTTCCTGCTGAAGCTGAAGGTGGGCTACCCGACGCGCGACGAGGAGCGGCTCATCCTGGACCGCATGGCCGGGCGCGAGCCGCCGCGCGTGCGGCCCGTGATCAGCGCCCAGGAGGTGCTGACGCTGCGCCGGGGCGTCGCGGGCATCCACCTCGACGAGAAGATCAAGGGCTACATCCTGGACCTGGTGTTCGCCACGCGCGACCCGGCCGCCCACGGGCTGGACGTCGCCCCGCTGATCGCCTACGGGGCCTCGCCGCGCGCGACGCTGGCCCTAGCCCAGGCCTCGCGGGCCCGGGCGCTGCTGGCCGGCCGCGCCTTCGTGGTGCCCGAGGACGTCAAGGCGGTCGGCCACGACGTGCTGCGCCACCGCGTGCTGGTCACCTACGAGGCCGAGGCCGAGCGCAAGACCAGCGACGACATCATCACCTACCTGTTCGACCATGTGGAAGTTCCTTAG